Within the Achromobacter spanius genome, the region CGCTGGGCAAGGTGCCCACCTTGATCACGGACGACGGCCAGGTGCTGTACGACAGCCGCGTCATCTGCGAATACCTGAACGACCTGGGCGGCGGCACGCTGTTCCCCGCGAACGGCCGCGCGCGCTGGCAGGCGCTGGCTGATCAGGCCTTGGGCGATGGCGTCATGGACGCGGCGCTGCTGGCTCGCTATGAAACCGCCCTGCGCCCGGAAGCCTTGCGCTGGTCCGATTGGGTCGACGGCCAGATGAGCAAGGCGCACGATGCGCTGGCGCAACTGGAAAAGAACGTGGCCAGCCTGGAAGGCCGAGTGGATATCGGCACCATCACCATCGGCTGCGCCTTGGGCTACCTGGACTTCCGTTTCGCCAGCTACGACTGGCGCAGCACCCACCCCGGCGTTGCCGCATGGTTCAAAACCTTCAACGCACGCCCGTCGATGCAGGCAACCCTGCCCCCGACCTGACACGGTTACGCCTTGACGCCTAGTGCGACGGGCTGACACGACGCCGCGCCCGCAACGCGGTAAATTTTGACGCAGGAAGTTCTGACGCCAAATATTGAACTTGTCAGCCCCCGGCAGAACCAAACCTCTGGTTCTTGTCGACTCGCACAGGGAGCAAGGATGAACGTCACTGCGATCTCCCCCGTTGCCCGCGTTGCCGCGCCCTACTCGGCGCATATCGCGCGGGTAGACGACACCCGCCCCAGTTGGGAAGCCGAACGCCTGGCCCAGACAGCTGCCACGCGCGAGGCCCAGCGCAGCGCGCAGGCGCAAGCCGCGTGGGAAGCCCGGCGCGTTGCCCGCGTACGTGAAACAGCTGAAGCGGCTGATTCCGCCAAAGCGGCCAACGCCACCGAATCTCCGTCACAAACCATACACGCCCGCGCCGACGCGGCCACCCTGGCGGCGGCCGACGCGCTGCCCAAGCTGGATATCTTTCGCGATCAATACGCGGACTCGCGCCTGCGCCGCGCCCTTGACGCGTACGCCGCCCAACCCGATCCGGTGGCCCAGCGCGCCGGCAACGCGAACGACCTGGGCACCATCGAAGGCCTGATGCCCTTGCAGGCGTATCGCGTTGCGATGGCCAACCCGCAGGTGCAGGAACTGCAAACCGCCGTGGCCATGAAGGCGGCGTCGGTGGCAGTGCCGGCGGTGGCCAACATCGGCGCCACCGAAAACGCCACGGACAACGCACGTTATCGTCCCGGGTTTGCACCCGCCACTTCCTGAGCGCTGTACCGCGCTCAGCCCACGACGCGCCATATTAAAAAGGCCGCCTGAGTATCAATCAGGCGGCCTTTCGCTATTCAGCGCGGTCAGATCAGTGGAAGAATTCCGCGATCATCGTGGCGCCCATGAAGGTGCCGGCATTGGCGGCCAAGGACACCACCACGATCTTCCAGCCCAGCTTGCGGAAGGCGGGCAGATCCTTCAGGATCGACAGCCCGGCCATGGCCAGGATCACGGTGGTGAACGGCAGGAAGTTCACCTTGCCGACCAGCGCGATGATCTGGTCCGAGTACGGCAGCACGCCGGGGCAGCCCGCGGTCATGGCAATCAGCGACAGCACGAACACGGCCGGCAGCTTGGGCACCACACGCAGGATCAGATCGGTCAACACCACCAGCAGGATGATGATGCCCATGCCCGGCAGCGCGTCCATGAACGGCACGTTGTAGCCCAGGCGGTTACCCACCAGCGCAAACAGGCCGCAGATGACATAGGCGGTCAGGCGGTCACCAAAGCCCAATTTGGAGTTATGCGCCGGCACGTCTTCCGACACACTGTTGTCGACCACGGCTTCATCGGACTTGCCGCGCGAAAAGCGGCCCAGCACGGGTTCCAGCTTGCCGTACAGGAAGATGGTGGTCGGCAGCGAAATGAACAGCGTGAAGTACACGCCCACCACCGTCGTCAGCAAGTTGGCGGCGGCGGCCAGCGCGGCTACCTGGTGCGCCATTTCGGGCGTCTGCTGAGACGCGATGGCGCCCACGCCGGCGGCCATCATGCTGCCCGAACCGACGCCTGCGCCCATGGCCAGCGATCGCGGATCAAAAATATTCAGGCTGGTGATGAAGCCCGCCATCAGCGCCACGAACAGCGCACCGATCACGGTGCCCGTGATGTACTCGGCCATCACGCCACGACCTTCCGGTGAATTCATGCCGTAACGCTCGCCAATGATGGCCAGGCTGGGCTCGCGGCCCACCGAGAACGTGGCGCCGATGGCTTCACGCTTGATGCCCAGCAACAGCGCCAACGGCAGGCCGATGGCCATGGTGCCGAAGAAGTGGCCGAATTCCTGAAACACCAGCGCCCAGCCGGCTTCGCGCACCTGCGGCAGCGCGCCGCCCACCATCAGGCCCAGCTTGGCCAGGAACGGCAGCAAGGCGTATTGCAGATAGCCGCTGATG harbors:
- a CDS encoding glutathione S-transferase encodes the protein MKLFFSPASPFVRKCMVIAHELNLTERIEKLPSAAGPVARDKTIIPSNPLGKVPTLITDDGQVLYDSRVICEYLNDLGGGTLFPANGRARWQALADQALGDGVMDAALLARYETALRPEALRWSDWVDGQMSKAHDALAQLEKNVASLEGRVDIGTITIGCALGYLDFRFASYDWRSTHPGVAAWFKTFNARPSMQATLPPT
- a CDS encoding DUF3100 domain-containing protein, producing the protein MSYASASLAAPSMSLSARVRMLAAILLVVVISEAIGSVTFSVGPGKIVLQPMLWAIFIGAIVAAFGQRLPVGSAIDKAMQTRISGYLQYALLPFLAKLGLMVGGALPQVREAGWALVFQEFGHFFGTMAIGLPLALLLGIKREAIGATFSVGREPSLAIIGERYGMNSPEGRGVMAEYITGTVIGALFVALMAGFITSLNIFDPRSLAMGAGVGSGSMMAAGVGAIASQQTPEMAHQVAALAAAANLLTTVVGVYFTLFISLPTTIFLYGKLEPVLGRFSRGKSDEAVVDNSVSEDVPAHNSKLGFGDRLTAYVICGLFALVGNRLGYNVPFMDALPGMGIIILLVVLTDLILRVVPKLPAVFVLSLIAMTAGCPGVLPYSDQIIALVGKVNFLPFTTVILAMAGLSILKDLPAFRKLGWKIVVVSLAANAGTFMGATMIAEFFH